ACAGAGCTCATTCAAGTTTGTTTCATGTTGTTTTTCTTATGGAGAGCTAGAAAACTGAAGACtatttaattattctaaaattctttAGTGTTATACAAATATCTGATGTAGTGAAAAAACTACTGAATATATTTAACGGATGAAAACAAACCCAAATGTAATGTTTCAAGTATCTGACTAACAGGAAGGTGAAGATTGAGAGTTAAAGTTGAGGCTATCCAAAATGCTTATCAGAAAACTCCAGAACTTCCTATAAATACAGATAATGATTAGACAGTTTAGTGTGTAATATTTAGCCTGGCTACTCCTAAAGATCTCAGGTCAAACATCACTTACTCAGAACTGTCCCTGGGTCCCTTAATCAAAATTAAGTGTACCTTGGACCCCTGGACTGTTTTCTCATAATACGGTATAGTTTTCCCGAAAGTATTTGTCACAATTTGGTATTAAACATCTGTTTGTGTGTCTACTCATTTAATGCCAGTCTTCTCAGTACAtgttgttgaattaatgaatgaataggtCTGTGCTCTAAAATAGCACTTCTATTCAAATTCCTTTACTTCCTTTCCCTTGTCAAGCAGTACAATATAAGTTGAGAACTGCTAAAGTGAGCAGGGGAACtgttcccctttctttctttaactTCTTAGCTAAACCTTAGAAAAATCACTTGTCCTCTCAGGATCCCAAGGAACATCATGAGAAACGGAGTAGAAATACATACAGTCCTGTACCTATCTGCAGAGAGGAGCTTTCAAGATTCTACCCAGATATGAGATATTATTCTGTGAACTGTAATAGACTTAGACAGAGAGTAAGACCTTTTATCTCTAGTCCCAGAATCCTGACACCAGACTGACGAAGGATATGGTGGTGGATTTGTGAAGGGTTTTGGGTAGTGAAAAGAGCAGGATTTGGAGGCAGacctcctgggtttgaattctggtcTGCCTCTTTCAAAGTATGTGATCTTGGGCACATTACTTAGCCtctttgtacctcagtttcctcatgtaaaAAGTGCAAATGTTAATTTGACCTCCATCATAGTTATTGAaagagttaaatgagataatacactGAAAGCATGTCAGTCACTTGGAGCCTTGGCACATTAAGTGGAAtctatcattaaaataataaatgagaacAAAGTATTCCCACAGGGCCAATTCTCCTAAAAACGTGAAGTACTAATGTCTGCAAAACGCTTGTCGGCAAACCCTCCAAGACAGTAAAAATGTACATGCAACAGTTTACTACTTTTTGAGGTGGCTTCATCAGATCTACTTTGGCCGATGATGAAGCTCTGAACAAAGGGCATTTGATGACAACTGAATGGGGTGCCTGTGCATATGCAAATAAATTCCTTTTGAGAAGGCTTCCATTGATAACACCAACATCCCCTACCTGTACCAACTGTAGAAGGTAATGCAGAACATCATCGTCCTCCAAGCTCTCCAGTTTCTGAACTGCAATGGCTCTTACATTTTCATCTGAGAAGTTGCAGTCCAGGAGCTGCATTGTTAACCCAACATCCAAAGCACTTTGATCCCAGACTTCCCTTCTGGCCAACAATTGGTATGTTTTGGCCACAATTTCTTGCTGTCCCCATTTCACTGAACTAAATAGCTTAGGATATGCTTTTGGGTGCTTAAGGCTTTCATATCTAAAGTGCCAGAGCAATTCTTTGTCCTCTGCTGTGAGAGGGTTAAGTGGATCAGTAGCTATGATCGCCTCCAATTGCTTGCGAAGCTGGTTGGGCATTTCTGCTCGAACCCGGTCCCCTTCCGGGTCAGGGGTGGGCTGATGCTTAGGCAGGGCTATCGGGTGGCAGTAATTGTCCAGAAGAATGGAGATGGACATTGAGTTCTCCTTGTCTGGGTTAGTTGCAGACGTGAGTTTGTCAGCACTGAAGCTTCCTTGGTCTTCTCCCTTCCCGGATATCTGCCACATGTGGAGAACGTATTCTCCACGGCGCAGAAGGAACCGGTGGTCTATCAGCAGCAGGTTCACATAATAGAGAAGCTGAACTTTGCCCTTGGACTCAGAACTGGGGGACTCTGCAGAGGCCTTGCTGGACACTGCTGGAGCTTTACCACAGTAGATCTGGAGGTTCAGTAGAGCTCCTTTGGGCAAGTCTTTGATTTTGATACTGAACTCAAGCCACACATTCCAGAGCACCTCCTCTGTGAAGGGTTTGGGGCTGGTTCTCCTTTGGCAAAGGACTTGCTGCCCATGCTGGATGTTTGCCTCTACAAAAACTGTGAGGTCGGTGTTCCGGGGCAGGACGGGGATATCAATGCCTCTGATCTTGACCCTGAACTTGCGATCGCAGTCCCACAGGGACACGGTGAACACACTCTCGTGGTCCTTGCCGTGGATGGTCAGCTGCTCATGGTAGCCAGTGACTCCTGTGCAGTCATCCACCAGTGGCCACTCTTCCTTCCTTACCTCGTCTAGGGCCGGGTCTGGAGGCGTGTCCAGTACCAGGTGAATTTCTTCTCCGTTCTTGAGGCAGTGCCTCACCCACTGGAAGTTTTTGATGGGCGTTTCGCCCACCAGGTACTCATCCCGGCCACAGACGCGCAGCACAAAATCCTGTTCGCTTTGGCTTTCAGGAATATCcatcagagatttcttcttggccATCTTGGTGAAGAAGCTCTGCAGGATGGTTCCAGGGGTGTCGTCGGGCGAGACCTTAATGGTCTGGCTGGTGGTGCTGCGGTGAATGACGATGAAGATGCAGTTGTTGGCAATCTTCTTCCACAGGTACTCCGGGAGGGGCTTGGACGTCACCCAGGGGTGCATGGCGTAGAGCCTCGGGTCGCGACTGGCCACCTCCGCCATGCGCGGCGTCACCAGGCCGCGGCGCGTGAACTCCAGCTCGTCGTCGTGCACGTTGCTGACGTCGGTGACATCATAGCCAATCAGCGCGGTGAGCTGCCGCTGGAAGGCCTGCGACTCCTCAGAGGGCGGGCGCCGCTGCACCAGGTGGATCTGGCCCGGGCTCCGGTGAGTGGCCTTCCAGTAGCGCAGGCAGTCCAGAGTCTGCACCACCTGGTACTTGTCGTAGATCTCATACCACTGCCCCTTCTTCTGGTAGAGCAGGAGGAAGTGGTCCGGCCCCAGTCGGTGGTAGAAGTCCGACGCCATGCTGGTCTCCAGCGCTCGCAGCCACACCTGGGCCTTCATCTGCTCCACGTTGCCGTGGCCCGCCACGTGCAGCAGCGCCGTTTCGGGGCTCTTGCATTTGCGCTGGCTGGTGGGCAGCACGAACTCGATGGGGATGAGCTCCATGGAGGACAGGCTGGCCGCAGCACTGCGCGGCTTCATCCTCCGGCGCCTGCGGCAGTTGTCCTCTCTCAGCACCACGGGCTGTTCATAGTTCTCCAGCTCCATGCCCTACGCGACCTGGGAGCAGAGGGAGACAGGGATTTGTCACAAGAAAGGCACTTTCCCTTTATATTTTCTGGTGAGATGAGGAAAGAGGAGGTGTAGGCGGCGTACGTGTGTGCAGGCACCCAGAGGGACCAAGTATTTTAAACTGGAAGCACTACAGCCCTtcagagcatgggctttggagtcgGGCCCATGAGGCCTGGTCCAGCCACTTACTTTCTGGGTGATTTGGGCTGTTTAATCTCTGATCCTGTTTCTCATCTCTCAGACAGGTTAGTAATGAATGTCCCAGAGGGAGAGTTAAATAATACTTGTTCAATATAGGTGACGGGTATATGGGGGCTTATTGGTCGTTCTACTTCTGTatactttgaaaattttaaagaggTGGGTAAAACACTCAGCCAACACAGTGCATGACACATTATAATGGCTGAGAATGGAAATTGTTCTTAAACATACTGAAACATAGATGACTAAAATAGTACAGTTAAGGATCAAGTCCTAGTTTACAAGGTGCAACATGAGATGCCAAAAAACCTCACTTTGAAAACAGGCCTTTAACTTACTTCCTCTTTGTTCAGTCTCACACTTCTTGGAACCCAGACACCTCACCCAACCTTGCTTCACGTTGTCTGTTTTCAAACTGCCTGGACCCACGATCTACTCCCTAATAAATTTCCTGTCACTtggtttcatctttttttctttctaattaggAAAGCAAGTCATTTCATTCGTAAAGCTAAAACATGTCGGGAATTAGTAAAGTTACAGTCAAAACCATTTGCAGATACGTAAAATTTTGAATCACTGAATTTGTCAGCATTGTGGCTGTCATTGCTATATTAGGTCAGTATCTTAGAAGAGTCACCCAAGCCTGTACTCTCCCAATAGGAACATGTAGGTAATTTTAAcattgtttaattaattaatttaaattaatttgatcTGTCTCTGCTTAATAGTGGAAGAGCCACAGGATGGAAGGCAGGATTTCTGGATTCCAGTGACCTTCTGTTTAGACCCCCaatcatttaacttcttttttgctctaatattttcatttttatgacacAAGTTCACAAATTTATTCTCATTAACTTACTCTTTCCACAGAATTCAATAAGTACCTACCCTTCACAAAGCACTTAAGTATAAATGGAACATACTGCAATATGAAATCCTTCAAGTAATAACTGAAATTTGAAATGTATTAACACTGAAAGATTAATAGgtatttgcttttaatatttagtaTCACTACATTGTAATACATTATATTCTAAACAAGAATCaatcactgaaagaaaaaaagtttcagaaaatatCATTTACTCTCTTAAATAACTAATGTTAGACTCAAAACTacattatttctttaagaaatagTGGAGCATTTGATGTGTACCAAAAAGGAGAGCTTgataaaaagataagaaagacaCATTTCATTTGATCCAAACTTATGTTCAAATCTTGGCTTAACTTTAAAgccaatattctctctcttaaAATATGAAGTTATACTTAGTAAGTGAAACCAACTGTCCCAAAGAACTGTCTCTTGTGGCTTAAAACATTCATTTTGGTCTTTTGCTACATTATAGAATAACTAACAAGAGAACTGTAAGATACATTGATGTTGACACTAACTTGAAATAAAACATATCCAAATTTAGGCAGCATATAAATACACAGCAATAACTTCTGCCTCAGTGATACCGAACGATCTTATAAGATGCAGAGGAAAACAGGATAATACTCACTGGTTTCCTTCATGGCTGAGGCTATGACACTTTCCCCTTTTATGAGAAGATGTTGGAAACACAGTAAGTACAGTAATCTTGAAGTATGCACTTGTAGGAATATGAAGCCTGGCCACCGTGCCCTCCCTTTTcctcccaaaacaaaaacaaaaatctgatgcACCTGCAAAACTTTTGCCGGAACCTTGTGAATATCCACAATACAGGTTGGACTAGACAATGAAACACAGACATTCAGTGGTAGTATCATCTCGAGAACCGACAACAGTTCCAGATAAAAATAATCTAGCCGAGGAGGAAGTGCCACTATTCCGAGTCAGACCCAACAAAGAGCAAAAAATAGAAGGAAGCAATACCTGATAAAGCAGCGGAGGTGATGATGCTGAAGGatcatttgtttaatttttaaaaacaaaacaaattcagaCCTACCCAGTGTGCCTCTAAATTCTTCCGCTTTTCTGGGGCTCCCTTCATATCCAGATGCAGAGGAAGTGTTGCAGTTACCAGGAAGGAAGTTTTAACCAAGTTGATTATACGTGTGATTGCTCATTTTAAAAGTGTCAGAAATGCATTTCCTGTTTTAGCATAGAGAGAGAGGGTAAGAGTATGAGACTAAGCAATGTTTAccatggtttttctttcttttttttttctctttgaactaattttt
The nucleotide sequence above comes from Macaca nemestrina isolate mMacNem1 chromosome 4, mMacNem.hap1, whole genome shotgun sequence. Encoded proteins:
- the LOC105475319 gene encoding phosphatidylinositol 4,5-bisphosphate 3-kinase catalytic subunit gamma isoform, with translation MELENYEQPVVLREDNCRRRRRMKPRSAAASLSSMELIPIEFVLPTSQRKCKSPETALLHVAGHGNVEQMKAQVWLRALETSMASDFYHRLGPDHFLLLYQKKGQWYEIYDKYQVVQTLDCLRYWKATHRSPGQIHLVQRRPPSEESQAFQRQLTALIGYDVTDVSNVHDDELEFTRRGLVTPRMAEVASRDPRLYAMHPWVTSKPLPEYLWKKIANNCIFIVIHRSTTSQTIKVSPDDTPGTILQSFFTKMAKKKSLMDIPESQSEQDFVLRVCGRDEYLVGETPIKNFQWVRHCLKNGEEIHLVLDTPPDPALDEVRKEEWPLVDDCTGVTGYHEQLTIHGKDHESVFTVSLWDCDRKFRVKIRGIDIPVLPRNTDLTVFVEANIQHGQQVLCQRRTSPKPFTEEVLWNVWLEFSIKIKDLPKGALLNLQIYCGKAPAVSSKASAESPSSESKGKVQLLYYVNLLLIDHRFLLRRGEYVLHMWQISGKGEDQGSFSADKLTSATNPDKENSMSISILLDNYCHPIALPKHQPTPDPEGDRVRAEMPNQLRKQLEAIIATDPLNPLTAEDKELLWHFRYESLKHPKAYPKLFSSVKWGQQEIVAKTYQLLARREVWDQSALDVGLTMQLLDCNFSDENVRAIAVQKLESLEDDDVLHYLLQLVQAVKFEPYHDSALARFLLKRGLRNKRIGHFLFWFLRSEIAQSRHYQQRFAVILEAYLRGCGTAMLHDFTQQVQVIEMLQKVTLDIKSLSAEKYDVSSQVISQLKQKLENLQNSQLPKSFRVPYDPGLKAGALAIEKCKVMASKKKPLWLEFKCADPTALSNETIGIIFKHGDDLRQDMLILQILRIMESIWETESLDLCLLPYGCISTGDKIGMIEIVKDATTIAKIQQSTVGNTGAFKDEVLNHWLKEKSPTEEKFQAAVERFVYSCAGYCVATFVLGIGDRHNDNIMITETGNLFHIDFGHILGNYKSFLGINKERVPFVLTPDFLFVMGTSGKKTSLHFQKFQDTCVKAYLALRHHTNLLIILFSMMLMTGMPQLTSKEDIEYIRDALTVGKNEEDAKKYFLDQIEVCRDKGWTVQFNWFLHLVLGIKQGEKHSA